In one Lolium rigidum isolate FL_2022 chromosome 3, APGP_CSIRO_Lrig_0.1, whole genome shotgun sequence genomic region, the following are encoded:
- the LOC124696338 gene encoding uncharacterized protein LOC124696338 yields METDESMAARDVTLLEQVDANMAELKCGEDGDDGQDMKWKDIMAAQQLWIRKREIFAKLPLIPFQAKYTHNYQYQNKEEETESTRAVKEQMALEESEFAVYRSGSEFSCFGSFETITTLSPMYYTHWTPERIPFMIGIATTESSLQIYSFKIQMKGENLNWPLYVYGVVAARDKVDRNRNFLFYRPRHDCQILTEDDQILRLTGPSRAIIALDPVDFEVELKLKGITESKDRPLMNKRYHYWGVCTTDSVSIKLENCKCTAEISLKHHPETVQATVLGVRIVEGSLFPFKYGGRVVCYSPPEERLLMGSKGTVDDVMDLSKEILLLDSRDFDDGVEMPMGSDGYFDLSRRVVSVPWKESMKIVIQAYSESLAKSQGKKRCLEPEDIAARGHVKFPSKYCNISRGMCDLGDSKVEVTVAWSAIVTRKSNLSVLC; encoded by the exons ATGGAGACTGATGAGTCGATGGCTGCCAGGGATGTCACGCTTCTCGAGCAGGTGGATGCGAATATGGCCGAACTGAAATGTGGTGAGGATGGGGATGATGGTCAGGACATGAAGTGGAAGGATATCATGGCTGCCCAACAACTCTGGATAAGGAAGAGGGAGATCTTCGCCAAATTGCCACTGATCCCTTTCCAGGCAAAGTATACTCACAATTATCAGTACCAGAacaaggaggaggagacggaatcCACAAGAGCTGTCAAGGAGCAGATGGCTTTGGAGGAGAGTGAATTCGCTGTGTACCGTTCAGGCTCTGAATTTTCTTGCTTCGGTTCCTTTGAAACCATCA CCACATTGAGTCCCATGTACTATACACACTGGACACCCGAACGCATCCCGTTCATGATCGGTATTGCAACCACTGAGAGCAGCCTGCAGATATACTCCTTCAAAATTCAAATGAAAGGCGAAAATTTGAACTGGCCACTCTATGTTTATGGCGTGGTTGCTGCCCGAGACAAAGTTGATCGCAACCGCAACTTTCTCTTCTACCGGCCAAGGCACGACTGCCAAATACTCACAGAAGAT GATCAGATTTTGCGCCTGACTGGCCCATCTCGGGCAATTATCGCTTTGGACCCTGTTGACTTCGAAGTCGAACTAAAACTTAAGGGCATAACAGAGTCCAAGGACAGACCGTTGATGAACAAACGCTACCATTACTGGGGCGTTTGCACTACTGATTCCGTTTCTATTAAATTAGAGAACTGCAAATGCACAGCAGAGATAAGCCTGAAGCATCATCCAGAAACTGTCCAGGCCACCGTTTTGGGTGTCCGCATTGTTGAAGGTAGCCTATTCCCTTTCAAATATGGAGGCCGGGTTGTGTGCTACTCGCCGCCTGAGGAGCGTTTGCTCATGGGTAGCAAAGGCACCGTTGATGACGTTATGGATCTGTCCAAGGAAATCCTGCTACTTGATTCTCGTGATTTTGATGATGGTGTCGAGATGCCAATGGGCTCGGATGGCTACTTTGATCTGTCGAGGCGTGTTGTTTCTGTGCCATGGAAAGAAAGCATGAAAATTGTCATACAAGCCTACTCAGAGTCACTTGCGAAAAGCCAAGGGAAAAAACGCTGCCTGGAACCTGAAGATATTGCTGCAAGAGGCCATGTGAAGTTCCCGTCCAAATATTGCAACATAAGCCGAGGTATGTGTGACCTTGGCGACTCTAAGGTGGAGGTTACTGTTGCTTGGTCAGCCATTGTTACGAGGAAGAGCAATCTCAGTGTCCTATGCTGA